In one Leptogranulimonas caecicola genomic region, the following are encoded:
- a CDS encoding ATP-binding protein, with amino-acid sequence MGDLSDFIADVTGESVARVEENFGAGYVRLVVDEAERRQARHDIRCVEDVVVELLRNARDAGATQIYLATTRQGDERHLTMIDDGSGVPLSMQERIFEARVTSKLDSIHEDRWGVHGRGMALFSIRQNARIARVRASGERMGTSIEVITGPELPERADQSTWPTLFTTEDDETTVARGPHNIPRTCCEFAFEERHSVTVFLGSPAEIVVTIRSRMASAMDDASLLFLDSIDSLPLLERLYAAVDAKELVEVASSLGLELSERTAHRILSGAIRPVRSVMARLTHGTDKGQTSSPVDLSKDHRGLKLDEGDSKEFSRRMERAFSFISDRYYVALEDEPTVRCGKDKITVTFRIAKEDEG; translated from the coding sequence ATGGGAGATCTCAGCGATTTCATCGCAGACGTCACAGGGGAGTCTGTAGCCCGCGTCGAAGAAAACTTTGGTGCGGGCTACGTGCGCCTGGTAGTAGATGAGGCTGAGCGTCGTCAAGCGCGTCATGATATCCGCTGTGTGGAAGACGTGGTAGTGGAGCTTCTGCGCAACGCCCGTGATGCTGGCGCCACCCAGATCTATCTCGCCACCACTAGGCAAGGCGACGAGCGCCATCTCACTATGATCGATGACGGTTCCGGTGTGCCCTTGTCTATGCAGGAACGCATCTTTGAAGCTCGCGTGACTTCCAAGCTAGACTCGATTCACGAGGATCGATGGGGTGTGCACGGTCGCGGCATGGCGCTTTTTTCCATTCGGCAGAATGCCCGTATCGCCCGTGTAAGGGCTTCCGGTGAGCGCATGGGTACTTCAATCGAGGTGATCACAGGCCCAGAACTTCCTGAACGAGCAGATCAGTCTACCTGGCCAACACTCTTTACCACAGAAGACGACGAGACCACTGTGGCGCGAGGGCCTCACAACATTCCTCGTACCTGCTGTGAGTTTGCCTTCGAAGAAAGGCATAGTGTCACAGTGTTCTTGGGTTCTCCTGCAGAGATCGTGGTAACTATTCGCAGCCGTATGGCCAGCGCCATGGATGATGCCTCGCTGCTCTTCCTTGACAGCATCGACTCGCTGCCGCTCTTGGAGCGCCTCTATGCAGCAGTGGACGCAAAAGAGCTGGTGGAGGTTGCATCTTCTCTCGGCTTGGAACTCTCAGAGCGTACTGCCCATCGTATTCTTTCGGGAGCCATTCGCCCCGTACGCTCTGTGATGGCAAGGCTCACCCACGGCACTGACAAGGGCCAGACCTCCTCTCCGGTGGATCTTTCCAAAGACCATCGGGGTCTCAAGCTCGACGAAGGGGATTCCAAAGAGTTTTCTCGGCGTATGGAGAGAGCCTTTTCATTTATCTCTGATCGCTACTATGTAGCTCTGGAAGACGAGCCCACGGTGCGATGTGGCAAGGACAAGATTACGGTCACCTTTCGTATCGCAAAAGAGGATGAGGGCTAG
- the rny gene encoding ribonuclease Y, which produces MDIALPVVLCIVGIVVGALVAWNLANGKTNAKVIEANQKVRDAESRATQIEAEASRNAETQKKESILSAKEEILKLKQAQEAENRARKGELRDLESRIMQREESLDRRNDALDRKEHQLSENQSQLDRRRNDVEKLIAQQSTELERIAALTKDEAHDELLERVRKDTVREEAQILRESEQRTRATAEKTAREIISTAIQRCAADQASEITVTTVHIPSDDLKGRIIGREGRNIRSFEQISGVTLVIDDTPESVGLSSYDPVRRETARVALENLVADGRIHPARIEEMYAKAEKLVNQRVLDAGEQAAFDLGIHDLHPELVRTLGALRYRTSYGQNVLQHSKQVAELCSLMAAELGSDPAMAKRAGLLHDIGKAIDREVEGPHAVIGADLARKYGEKAEIVHAIEAHHADIEPETVLDVLVQAADAISAARPGARRESAEAYIKRLEKLEEISNAHEGVERTYAMQAGRELHVMVEPEKISDAEAVVLAHDIAKQIEDEMEYPGQVRVVVIRESRAIDVAK; this is translated from the coding sequence ATGGACATCGCACTCCCCGTGGTACTCTGCATCGTCGGGATCGTTGTAGGCGCCCTGGTGGCCTGGAATCTTGCTAATGGCAAGACCAATGCCAAGGTGATCGAGGCTAATCAAAAAGTGCGCGATGCAGAGAGTCGTGCTACTCAAATTGAAGCCGAGGCATCCCGAAATGCAGAGACCCAAAAGAAAGAGTCCATTCTCTCTGCAAAAGAAGAGATTCTCAAATTAAAGCAGGCCCAAGAGGCTGAAAATCGCGCACGTAAAGGCGAGCTTCGTGACCTCGAATCTCGCATTATGCAGCGTGAGGAGTCGCTGGACCGCAGAAACGATGCATTGGATCGCAAAGAGCATCAGCTTTCTGAGAATCAGAGCCAGCTGGATCGTCGCCGCAATGACGTAGAAAAACTGATAGCCCAGCAGTCCACTGAGCTCGAGCGCATTGCTGCCCTCACCAAAGACGAGGCGCATGATGAGCTTCTGGAGCGCGTTCGCAAGGATACAGTGCGTGAAGAGGCACAAATCCTTCGTGAGAGCGAGCAGCGCACTCGCGCTACTGCAGAAAAAACTGCTCGAGAGATCATCTCTACGGCTATTCAGCGCTGTGCGGCGGATCAAGCCTCTGAGATCACTGTAACCACCGTGCATATTCCATCCGATGATCTCAAAGGTCGCATCATTGGTCGCGAAGGCCGCAACATCCGTTCCTTCGAGCAGATCTCTGGCGTAACGCTAGTCATCGATGACACTCCAGAGAGCGTTGGCCTTTCTAGCTATGATCCCGTACGTCGCGAAACTGCCCGTGTGGCGCTGGAAAACCTGGTAGCAGATGGACGCATTCATCCTGCGCGCATTGAGGAGATGTATGCCAAGGCAGAGAAGCTGGTAAACCAGCGTGTCTTGGACGCCGGCGAGCAAGCTGCTTTCGACCTAGGCATCCATGATCTCCATCCTGAGCTTGTTCGTACCTTGGGTGCCTTGCGCTATCGCACTTCCTATGGGCAGAACGTGCTTCAGCATTCCAAGCAAGTGGCTGAGCTCTGCTCGCTTATGGCAGCCGAGCTTGGCAGCGACCCTGCTATGGCGAAGCGTGCTGGTCTGCTTCATGACATTGGCAAGGCCATCGATCGTGAAGTGGAAGGCCCTCATGCCGTTATTGGCGCTGACCTTGCGCGCAAATATGGCGAGAAGGCTGAGATTGTCCATGCTATCGAGGCTCACCATGCAGATATCGAGCCTGAGACTGTACTGGATGTGTTGGTGCAGGCTGCAGATGCCATCAGCGCTGCTCGCCCTGGTGCACGGCGCGAGTCTGCTGAGGCCTATATCAAGCGTCTTGAGAAGCTTGAGGAGATCTCCAATGCCCATGAGGGCGTTGAACGCACTTATGCCATGCAGGCAGGCCGCGAACTTCACGTCATGGTTGAGCCTGAAAAGATCTCTGACGCCGAGGCAGTAGTGCTTGCTCACGACATCGCCAAGCAGATCGAGGATGAGATGGAGTATCCCGGCCAGGTGCGCGTAGTAGTCATCCGCGAATCTCGCGCAATCGACGTTGCCAAGTAG